The genomic stretch CAGGAACAACaatgacaacaacaacaacaacaacaataaaaagaacaagaagaagaagaagaagaagaagaagaacaaaaATAACTAATATTGCTAAGTTGAATCCATATTTTCCTTGTCTCATACAAGTTGGAGAAGAGGTGATGGAGTTCTGAAATTTGTTAGTGAAAGAAATGATGTTTTTGAGTTTTGGTTATAGAAGAAATGATATTTTCGAGCTTGGTTTAGTGGAGAAGTAAAGTGTCGTAAATGGAATAAGATGTTTGGAGGTAGAAGATGAAGTTCgtctaagttggaagttcatcTAAGTTTTAGGTTTCACTCGATAACTAATGGTAATATCTTGAGCGTTGATACTCACTAAATGAACCGCAAAGATTTGTTtaaaaatggtgaagaaactcAATAAACATGCTTActttaataaataaataaaataaaattatacCTATTATAACAGATACTTTAAACAATCGTTGTTGTATGTCTCAACCTATCACAACGGTTACTTTAAACAATCATTATTGTATGTCTTtaaataaatagataaaaacAAAATAGTAGGTGTTATGATTCGAGTTCATGATTAGGCGCCACTTTTTACGATGGTTGGAAGCTtcaaccgtggtgaaaagtgacttaaaaataaataaaaataaaattttaggTGTTATGATTCGAACTCATGACCTACTTTTCATCACGGTTGGTACCTACGACCATTATGAAATGTCTTTTAGTAAATAAAAAAAAAGCACAAATAAATTGTTACCACGGTTAATCGGAAGACCGATGTAAAATGGGTGTTACGAAAGGTCTATTTTGTAATAGTGATTTGAACGACAAATATAAATCCTCTTAAAATCAAATGACAATATAAAccaaatgaatttttcataaaATCATAAAAACAAAGTTTGCACAAAGATTATTAGACGATGATATCATAGAACTAGATCCAGAATCGATTACGATATAAGAAATTTAACTTTTTTATTGATATGATAATACTACATACATGAGAACGATGCTATAAGAACACAACATAAGCCATATATAATAATTCAAGCACGTTTAAAGGAAGTGAGGTTCCTTAAGTGCTTCAATGGATGATCCCACACAGCGGCTTCATAATTGTAAGAAGATGAACCGTATTTGGCAGAAAGAGTAAGGTGGTAGTTGGTCCCTACAACCACCTGTGATTCACCTTTGATAAGTTTATCAAACTCCAATGTTTCTCCTTTTAGCTTGTCGTACTCGACAACTGCGAAACGGGCTATTTCAATCACGTATGCATCAGTGATGTTCTTTATTGGAGTCCAACCGCCTGGTATAGCTTGATTCAGAGTGGCAGAAGCAAACAAAATAAGGAAGAGGAGACTAAGGGATTGAAATCTCATGATGTCTGTTAACTTGAGAAATCAAGATGGTGTGAGTCAAACTCTGTGGTGTGTAGTAGTTATATATAATGTACAATAGTTATGCCATGTTTGGTGATAAACTTTTTTATTCGTTGAAATAAATCAAAAATTTCATTTGATTTTAtttcatgaaaataaaataaatttattttttgaCCAAATAAATAAAATCTCTTTAATAATATATAAGATTCAATAAACCTACAATTAGTTTAAGAGGTTAAAGGTAGTGAACTGTCAGTGTAAAGAAATATTACACTGACAtccaatcaaaatattttatattgtcAAATCATAacagtattttaaaaataaaagtgtgATGTGGCAGGATACATTGGTGTCATTGGTTGGcagtgtaaaaatattttacattGTCAATGCATATTCCTTTTTCGCTTAGTTTAATAGAAAAGTATGGTTAAAAGTATTATATTTAATGTCATTCAAGGAAAATGTTGTCAAAAGTATTATAAATAATGTTATTCTAAAAAATGTCATACAATGTTTCtgtttttttatatatttatttatataaaacATTTGTATAATAGGTTGTTCTATGTTTTTGATTTTATCTGAATAAATGgtaaatatttattttttcaaaattgtAAGTAATAATGATAAATATTTGTCTCCTATATTTTATAATATTTGACATGCACTTTCTTTCTTTGTCTCAATGAAATATTTATTCCTTGTTTAAGTTAATATTTATTAATGACAAAATATTTGTTCTGTGTCTTTTAATTTATTAGTACAAATTATATAATTCTAAAAAAAGAAcaattattttttttataataaaaataaataatcaatATTTATTACTAATAAATAACAAAATAGGAAACAAAAAGTTATCATTCATGTATAAAAAAGTGCAAGGCAATCATTTTTCgttaatataaaaaaaataggAGTGACAACACAAGGTAAGAAATGAATTAGCATGAGATAAAGTTGAATGAGTAAGAATGGTGTAAGTACATACAATGGTTAGAATCAATTCAAAAGGTAATGGATTAATCAAGATCTATCCTATGATCACGACAAATGAAATTAGACATACCAAATATTCATCACCTAAATTGAAATGGAATTTTCAATTTAATCAAAATGATCATAAACCAAAGACATTGATTAAATGTCAAATTAAACACGAATTAGGATCCCAATTAATCAAATGGAAAGTTCACAATCCAAGATACGATTGGAATTCTAATGGATATGAACATACAAAAGTCCAATCGAATGAAAAATTAACCAAATGGGAAAATCATGGCAAAATCAACCAATAACCATATAAAATCCAAATAAAATCCACAAAAAGAAACATCAAAACCTAATGACTAAATTCTACTTATGGCATGGCTAAGCTAATGTTGAATTAATTATGGAAAATCAGGAAATTAAACCTAATCTAAAAATTTGATTTAAACCTAATCTCTAACTCTAATCACCTAATCCTAATTACTATCCTTAATCTAATCATCACTAAAATTGTGCTAAATCCTAACATTTCTAAAAAAGGGAATAATCCTAATTCTACAAGATCAACAATTAGCACCAACATTAAAAAAACTGGCATTAGAAACAAATTAACTAAAATTAAACCAATAATTAATGGGGTGATTAGGGAGATTATGGCCATGGGGGTGTGAAGGCTGAACTCGGTTGGGCTtttgaaaaaaaagtgtttgtgtGTCCATAGTTGTTAAATTCTTAATGATTATTGGGTTTCCAACTACGGTTTAGGCATCTAACAATTTTTATAACTAGGTCCTCGTTTGAAAGTGTTATTCCCAGAGTTCTCATATGACATATGATATGGGTAAATTGTCACTACTGCGTAAATGCTCTTTCACCATGGTTGGAAAAGAGATACGATCACGGTTGACCAGCACAAGCATATGACCGTGATGACATACTATGTCACACGCTACATATCACAAAGGTTATCTCAAATAATCGTGGTGAAACATATTAAGGTCGTGGACTTGAATCCCAATCATAGCATGATATATAATAATTGACACTCTAGCTATCACCATGGTGTCTTATTCAACTATGGTGAAagactttttttttaaaatattactTTTTATTATTCCATTTATGTCCCTTTTTTTTAGTACTTATACGCTATATTTTACCACAATAAAACCCACAAATATGCATATCTTTGTAACCAAAATATGACTATAAAATATTTCCATCAAACTCAAAAATATAGCAAACATATAATTACAAAATATAGCTATACCAAAATGTAACCAGCCTAAATATTATTTACATCCAACATAAAAAAAATAGTAAACTCATATTACAAACTTATGTATGATCAACCTTACTTATaaaacgcattgaaaaaaaaacaCCAAACATGCATATACG from Lathyrus oleraceus cultivar Zhongwan6 chromosome 7, CAAS_Psat_ZW6_1.0, whole genome shotgun sequence encodes the following:
- the LOC127104811 gene encoding cysteine proteinase inhibitor 1-like, which encodes MRFQSLSLLFLILFASATLNQAIPGGWTPIKNITDAYVIEIARFAVVEYDKLKGETLEFDKLIKGESQVVVGTNYHLTLSAKYGSSSYNYEAAVWDHPLKHLRNLTSFKRA